The sequence below is a genomic window from Fuerstiella sp..
CCGATCGTCCTGCTGCAGTTCCGTACGAATCCGGGCGCAGGAATCAACCATATCTGCGGAAAACCAGCGATCCGGTCGATCTGACTGCAACTGCACCTCGAGTGTGATCAAACCCGACATTTTTTCATTCAGGGATTCAGTCACCTGAACAACCGGATGGTCAGAGTCGTAAGTTTCGAACATATAGGAATTAACACTCATGTTCATTGATGCAGCGAAAGCAACAGCGGCTGCTGTCAAATGTACCACAACAATCATACCGGCTCGCCGGCACACAAATCGTGCAGTCCTGTCCCACAACCGAAACACACGCGTCTCACGTTTCGAAGTATCAACGAGGTGTTCGGTTCGCACAAACCGGTCAGCTGTCAACCTCAGCCCGGGTGCCAACACGAGCATCAGACAAACATAGTTACACATCATTCCAATGGCCGCCTGCACCGCAAGTAACTGCAGCATTTCAGATCGGGCCATCAACAGACTCCCGAAACCGATGGCCGTTGTGGACAGCGTGAGAAAACATGTGCGCGACATTTCCTTCATCACTCGACGTACACATTCATCAACAGGGATATTTGTCACGCTCAGCATCATCTGCAGGCGACCAATGATGTGCACACAGTTGGCAGCACCGATAATGATAACCAGCACAGGAACAACGTTGCTGAGGATTGAGAATGTGAGCTCACACCATCCCATAATCCCAAGTGTCAGCCCCGCTGCGGCAATCACAGACAAAACAGCAATTGCGGTAACTCTCCAGCTCCGGTACATCATCAGCGAAATCACAACAAACAGCGATGCTGACAGCGGCGTCATGATCAACTGGTCACTGACCAGACTGTGGATGACGTCTACACGAATGGCAGGAACCCCGGACAGAGACACACGCGTACCTTCCGGTACGTCCAACTCGTTCAGCACGTGACGAAGATCGTGAATGTGTCGCCGTGTCGTATCAATGTCACGACCGAAAGGATCCAGCGACACGAGTGTCAGTAGCAACGTACGATCTTCACTAATCAACAGTTCATTGAGCAACGGTATGTGATTTAACCGTCGCTGCAGCCAGACACCGTCGTCGAATCGACGCTCGGGTACCAAAGGCGTCCACTGCAATTCCCTCTGCCGCAGATTGAGTCGCGGCGTTTCCAGGGTGACCAGCGACGTGACATCCGTGACTCCGGCAAGTCGAGAAGCGTGGTTGCTCAGCTTCTTCATCCAGTGCAGGACCTCGGATCGAATCAGCGACCTGTCGTCTGCCGATTCGAGTACGATGAACGCGATGCTGTCTTCATATCGAAACAGACGTTTGTGTTCTTCGCTGAAGGCAACAGCTTCATGCTGACCTCCGTAGACCTGTTGTGGTGAGAAATCAAAATGCAGCCGCAGTGCCCCCGTAGACACGGCACTGACAACGATCAGTACAACAACCAGTGCCCGTCGAGGAGCCGCTATCGACAGTGCGATCAACCGCCGCATTCAGAATCGTTCCGACATGATAAATTTCCACAAACAATTGCGGAATCAGACCTGACAAATGCGGTTGAATGAAACGCACCAGGACAGATTCACTCAACTCGCCCGCCTGACCACGGCTTAACCAAGCAGTTGCGGCAGCACATTCCCGTGCACATCGGTCAGTCGATGGTGTCGCCCCTGGTACTGATAGGTCAGTCGGGTGTGCTCGATACCCATCAAATGCATAATGGTTGCGTTGAGGTCATGCACTTCAACCCCGTCTTTCGCAATGTTGTAGGAGAAATCATCTGTCTCCCCATATGTTGTGCCTCGATTGACTCCGCCACCAGCCATCCAGATCGTAAAACACCTTGGGTGATGGTCACGCCCGTAATTTTTTTCATTCAGAGCACCCTGACAGTAAACGGTACGCCCAAATTCACCACTCCAGACCACCAGTGTGTCCTCCAGCATTCCCCGCGCGCGCAGGTCCTGAACCAGGGCAGAGCCAGCCTGATCGGTTTGCCGACACTGTTTATTAATCTTGTCCGGTAAGTTTCCGTGATGATCCCAACCACGATGGTACAGCTGCACAAAGCGGACACCTCGCTCCGCCAGACGCCGAGCCAGCAGACAGTTGGAGGCATACGTACCGGGTTTCCGACAGTCAGAACCGTAGAGTTCCAGAATGT
It includes:
- a CDS encoding MMPL family transporter, with product MRRLIALSIAAPRRALVVVLIVVSAVSTGALRLHFDFSPQQVYGGQHEAVAFSEEHKRLFRYEDSIAFIVLESADDRSLIRSEVLHWMKKLSNHASRLAGVTDVTSLVTLETPRLNLRQRELQWTPLVPERRFDDGVWLQRRLNHIPLLNELLISEDRTLLLTLVSLDPFGRDIDTTRRHIHDLRHVLNELDVPEGTRVSLSGVPAIRVDVIHSLVSDQLIMTPLSASLFVVISLMMYRSWRVTAIAVLSVIAAAGLTLGIMGWCELTFSILSNVVPVLVIIIGAANCVHIIGRLQMMLSVTNIPVDECVRRVMKEMSRTCFLTLSTTAIGFGSLLMARSEMLQLLAVQAAIGMMCNYVCLMLVLAPGLRLTADRFVRTEHLVDTSKRETRVFRLWDRTARFVCRRAGMIVVVHLTAAAVAFAASMNMSVNSYMFETYDSDHPVVQVTESLNEKMSGLITLEVQLQSDRPDRWFSADMVDSCARIRTELQQDDRITFTRDYVELLSAFDDRVVDDDRHTVETALRRVQRILSRIDRPETISSFLAHEDSKARIMLRVRDIGSSRFKELFVAVKDVMRRQLPADVKFRLTGDAWLHTICMDQFVRDLFYSLLAASGTIFVMIGLLFRSVRTGLISAVPNLFPLTMTLGYMYLRDYELTAGNVIVFAISLGIAVDDTIHFLVRYRDEAKRITGTPTAIAATLRSSGRAILMTSLLVVSGLSVLVFSDFLPTRRFAELTAVTMLAALPGDIILLPALLSLRGARRST